The genome window AATCTTTCGGGAATGAATTTCGGCCATTCTGATCTCCTAAACTTTCAATGGAATCAAATGTTCCCAGCATTTTCTCAAGTCCTTTGTGCAGGTCCTGACGCATGCGGGAAGTATAAGGGTTATATTTCTGTAAATCTATAAAAAGCTGCCAGGGGTCGTTACAGGTTTGCTTTACAATATCCAACAAACCACTATACCCCGTAGTAGCCATTGAACTGGGATGCAACTTGAGTTCATCCAGCGTTCTTCCTATAAAATGGGTAATTCCCTGAGTATAAGCGGCTTCCCGGTCATGTTCGTGGGCTGTCATTTCTTGTACAGCAAGGCCCATATTCCGAAACAGATCCTTCCAGAGGATATACTGTTCATCACTGATCCTTTTTTTACACAAAACAATGGGGAGTCCTTCCACACCATTTTTCCCGGAATCGGGACCAAACATGGGATGTGATCCCAGAATCTCTACAGATTCGGGTAAATATTTAAACATCATATCTGTAGGATAAACCTTTACAGAACAGGTATCCACAACCAGAGTTCCCGGCTTAACCAGGGGAGCGATAACAGGAAGGACCTGTTCCATAGATGAGATGGCATTGCATAAAAATAGAACATGACAATCCATCAGTTCCTCAAGGTCCACACGGAGAACCCCTGGGGGGGTGATTCTGTCAGGATTTCGAGAATACCCTTTGACTTGAAAAGATTCTGACAATATGGACGCCCAAAACGCTCCAAAACGGCCCAGACCGTAAACAGAAATTTGCATGAACCTATCATACAGAAAAAACAAAAGGTTGCAAAGTCAATTATACATACAGCCCGGCCTATTTATTTTCCCACTCATATCCATTCTGAGTGGGTCCCCCCTTCTTTTCCTGTTTTTAAAAAAGGTTTATAGTACTAGGAAAATATTTCCGCCTCGATGGAGAACCCGTGGTTCTGTTCTTCGATCCGGAATCTACTTCAGGAGAGATTAGAATTATGTCATTTGTTGAGAATATGAAAGCAAAAGCAGTCAAAATGCAGAAAAAACTGGTTCTGCCCGAAGGGACCGAACCCCGAACCATGGCAGCCGCCCGAATCATCAAGGATGAAAATATAGTATCAGAAGTTTACCTGGTAGGAGAGACAAGCGCCGTCAATTCTGCAGCCGCCGCCGAAGGAATATCTCTGGAAGGAATCTCCGTTCTAGACCCATCTTCTTCTGATCTGGCCGAAGGGTATGCCCAGGAATACTACGAACTAAGAAAACATAAAGGACTGACCCTGGAAGCAGCAAGAGAACAGATTAAAGATAACTTAAAATGGGGAGCCATGATGGTCCGGAAGGGAGATGCGGATGCCATGGTAGCCGGTGCAGATAATCCCACAGGGAAAGTACTGGTGGCCGGTTTTACCATTATCAAAACAGCTCCCGGTGTGACTTCCGCCTCCTCCTGCTTCGTCATGGATTTCCCAGACAAGAAATGGGGAAAAGATGGACTCATGATTTTCTCTGATTGTGCCACCATCCCGGACCCCACTGTAGAGCAGTTGGCTGAAATCACAATTCAGTCTTCCGTTTCCTGTAAAACCTTCCTACAGACCGAACCATTGACAGCCATGCTTTCTTTTTCAACAAAAGGATCGGCTTCTCATCCCAATGTGGACAAGGTGACAGAGGCTCTAAAGATTGTTCAAGAAAAAGCACCCGAGTTAAAGGTTGATGGAGAAATGCAGCTTGACGCCGCCATCGTTGAGAGCGTTGGGGCTAAAAAAGCACCTGGTTCTGCCGTCGCCGGAAAGGCAAACACACTGGTTTTCCCCGATCTTCAATCTGGAAACATCGGCTATAAACTGGCCCAAAGATTTGGAAATGCCGGAGCCTATGGTCCCTTTCTTCAGGGTTTTGCGAAACCGATCTCCGACCTGTCCAGAGGCTGTTCAGTAGAAGACATAGTCAATACAATTGCAGTAACCATGACTCAGGTTGAAGACTAGGAAGACAATGAAAGTAATTATCATGGGTTACGGCCGAATGGGCCGGGAAATCGAAAAGATTCTGCAAGAGAGGGGCCATCAGATTATTTCCCGGGTTGATCCGGGCGGTTTTGGTGATGAATTGACTCCCTCTGAAGAATCTTTGACAGCAGCGGATGCGGTCATTGAATTCGCCCTGCCCCTCGGCATTGAGAAAAACACAGCTCTTTACAGTCAGTTTGATCTGAAAGCCGTCATTGGCACCACCGGATGGACCGATAGGAAAGAGACGGTCCTGAAGCCCTTTGAAAACGGGAAGGGAGCCTGTCTCTATGGTTCTAATTTTTCCATTGGGGCTCATCTTTTTTTCAGATTAACCGAAGCCGCGTCAAAGATGATCAACAAAGTAGAAGAGTATGACATAATGCTCACTGAATACCATCACAACAAGAAAGTGGATGCCCCCTCGGGGACTGCTCTGACAGCGGCAAATCTTGTGTTGAAAAATATGGATCGGAAAAAGGAAATACTCCCTGGGAATCCCCAGGGAGCCATCAAACCCGAACAGCTTCATGTTGCCTCCATACGGGGCGGGCATATTCCCGGAATTCATACCATCACCATGGACTCCCCTGCAGACAGCCTTGAAATTAGTCATAATGCTAGAAATCGGAGCGGCTTTGCACTGGGGGCTGTCATGGCAGCCGAATGGCTCTTAAAGGACAAATCCGGGATATACACTGTGGATGATTTTATCAGCGATCTACTTGACTGATCTAGGATCTGCCGGTTTCAGCTGCGATGCTGTTACCGGCAGAGAAACGAGACCGGGGCCCCTGTAGTCCAGATATACGAATGTCTGTCCTACGGGACCCCTGACAGCATAGAGGAGAAAAATTATGTTTGCAGGCGTTTATACGGCACTAGTTACCCCATTTAATGACAAGAAGGAAATTGACAAAGAGTGTCTTAAAAAAATTGTAAAATTTCAGCTGGACAAAGGCATTTCCGGACTTGTTCCTGTAGGTACCACAGGTGAAAGCCCCACGGTGACACATCAGGAAAACATGGACGTGATAGAAATGGTAGTCAAGGAAGTGAACGGACGAGTTCCCGTTATCGCAGGGACTGGTTCCAACTCTACCGACGAAGCTATCCGCATGACAAAAATTGCTAAGGACATTGGAGCTAACGCCAGTCTTCAGGTTTCTCCTTATTATAACAAACCAACTCAAGAAGGGCTCTATCAGCATTTTATGACCATTGCCGATGCTGTTGACCTCCCCGTGATGGTTTACAATATTCAAGGCCGTACTGGTGTCAATATCAATACGGACACTCTGATGCGTCTGGCAAAACACGAAAACATTGTGGCTGTTAAGGAAGCCAGTGGAGATCTGGGTCAAATGATGGAAGTCCTCCGCCGGAAACCCGCCGATTTTGATGTTCTCTCAGGTGATGACAACCTGGCTCTTCCTCTGGTTCTATTGGGTGGAGCCGGTGTCGTATCCGTTGTCAGCAATATCATCCCCAAACGGATGGAAGAACTGGTGCTGGCGGCGCGTCAGGGCGAACTGGACAAGGCAAGAAAACTTCACTATGACCTTCTGCCTCTGTTCAAATCCATGTTTGTAGAAACAAATCCGATTCCGGTGAAGACGGCCATGGCTGCCATGGGACTGATCAAGGATGTTTATCGGCTGCCCCTCTGCCAGGCGTCGGAAGAAAACAGGAAGTTTATACAGAATGTCCTCAAAGATTATGGTCTGATATAAAAAAACGCCTTACTTATGAACGGCTTCCTTCCGGGGAAGCCGTTTTTTTATACACTGCAAGAGAAGTCCCGTCCTGACTGATCAACTCCCACCCGCTCCGTTCTCCCAGAATTTCCAATGACCTGGGATTGTAGAATCGAATATGAGTCGGGTCTTCCTTGTACCACCATTTCTTGAAGCTTGTCACAGACTCAGGATCGAGAGGATCAGCTGTCAGAAACTGTGTCTTTAAAGAAAGAAGACTCCCTTGGGAAGCCAGGGAGTGCAGCCTTCTGAAGGCATTTACCGGATCATTGATATGCTCCAGAACTTCACATAACAATATAAGGGAAAAATCCTTCTCTTTAGGCCATTGCGGGGCGAAAAATGGATCGTAGGAGACAACGGGGAAGCCCTTTTCCTTGAGAAGATCACTCAAAACACAGCGAGGACCACTTCCAAAATCCAGGATTCTGCCCCCTTTGTACCAGGGGGTGACAGAACGGTGGATAAAAGACTGAAGCCATTTGATATATCCCTTGTCTCCAGGATCATTGCGATGCAATTCATACCGGGATTGTTCCTCTAGGGGCGAAGGTAAACTGCGAGCATCCTGATAAAGGAGAGAACATGCGGGGCAGATGAGAAAGTCACGTTGTTTCTGAACCATCTGATAATATGCTGAACCTTCTGCAGAACAGACAGGACAGCGGAATAAAGACAAGAATCACACCTTCCTTTCAGGATCGACTGCAGCCAGGCGGTCTGCCAGAGAAACAAACTGACTGACCTTGATCCTTTCTGGTCTCCAGCTGAGATCGATGCCTTCCTCTTCAAAAATCCGATACAGGAGGTCTTTACCAAAACGGGCAAAGCGTTGTCCAGACATGGCACTGAGATTATTCTTGATTGTCTTTCGTCTGGAGACAAAGATATCCCGAATGAGGGCCTGAAAGATTTTGCGGTCTTTCATGTCCTGATACAGTCCGTGAGGAGTTAAAAGAACGATCCTTGAAGAGACCCGCGGGACAGGATAAAAAGATCCCGGATTGAGGACGCCGCAGTCCTTCACATGGAAGGCGCTCTGACAGAGTATGGAAAAGGAAGAATAATTCTTCTGCCCTTCTTTGGCGGTCATCCTATCGCCCATTTCACTCTGGACAGTCAAAACCAAGCGGGACGGAAGAATGTTATTTTCGACGAAGGAAGCAATAATGGCCGATGCGGCATTATAGGGAAGGTTTCCCAAGACCTTATGGGGAATACCATATTGTTCACACTCGGACTGCCAGGTTTTGATCACATCTCCTGAAACAATCCGGAAGCGATCATACTCAATCATGGCCCGTTTTAAGTATTCCACATATCCCGGATCAATTTCAAAAACCGTCAGATCAATGGGTTCGGAAGCGACCATTTTTGTCATGGCCCCCAAACCGGGTCCGATCTCCCAGAGCCTGTCACCATCTTGAAGTTCCAGAAATTTTACAATCTTTTCCCGGGCTCCCCGATTAATCAGAAAGTTCTGTCCCCAGCGCTTGCGTGGTCCCAAACCCATTAGATCGAGAAGAGCCTTTATCTCGGTTATGGAATCGTAATTCAGATCCAAATTTTCTTTTTCCACTCAACCCTCCAGGTCTGTACGTTAGGCCTAATAATAGCGGAAAGAGAAGGATCAGGAAAAGCCCCGGATTTGAATACTTCATAGTAATGGGCGGAATCTTTTGAAACAGAAGAGCTGTGAGCAGCAGAAGGGATTCCAGAAATCCTCCCACAGCGTTGATGACGGGAATAATAAAAGATGTCTCGGGGAGAAATATTAGAAAGATTCCCCAGTAGAGGTAAAATGTGACGAGAGGAGTCAGCACTAGAGAGGCCAGTATTCCTGCAGGATACCAGAGACCGAAAATGGAGAAGACCAAAGGAAGTGTCCAGATTTGTGCGGCAAAGGAAGCACTGAGAGCCACAGACAGGATACTCCCCACCCGTCTTTTAAGAATATTATAAAGAAGGGGACCCGTAGTCAAGATTCCCCACAAGGCAAGGTAGGAGAGGCGGGCCGAAAGGCTGTGTAGAGATTCGGGAGCCCAAAGGCCTGTGATCAAAAAAGAACAGATGAGAATCAGCCTGAGATTTGGTTTTCGATAACTCAGCTTTCCAGCCACGACCAGGAGATACATCAGAACCGACCGCACCAGGGAGGGTTTAGGGCCTGCTAGATACAGGAAGATCAAAAGTCCGATGGCGGCGGCGATAAGCCCTCCCCTGTATCCCAGGGGAAAACGGAAAAGGCTAAAGAGCAAGAAGGCAACAAGTCCGGAATGAAACCCTGAAAGAGCAATAATATGTGCCGTTCCAGTTTCACGAAAGAGGGAGGCACTGCTATCCATGTCCGGATGCTTTAAGCCCAACACCAGGGCGGGTAAGAGAGTTTCCGACAAGTTCCCGACTCCTTCTGCAACTCTTCGAACCCTTCTGATCACCAATTCCCGCCATCCACCGGGACGGGGGCTCCAGTATTGAAGTAAATCAGATCCTATAAAGTAATACTCATTGCCCTCAGGGTTGGTCCTCTCTATAAGACGTCCTTGAAGAACCAGATGATCCCCCCTGAGCCATCGGCGGGACCCGAAAGAATTCATAACAGGGAGAGTCGCCGACAAAACACCCCGAGCCTCACCAGACACTCCTGACCTGGATTCGACAGATTCCAGGTCCAGATTGAGGAAAAGACGGCCATGACTGCCCCAGGAAGGCTCCTGGGTAAGACGGCCATAGATAAGTGTAATTCGACCCGTTTCCAGAGGAATGGAAACAGCCGTCCCACGGAGGTACTGAATTTGGGATACACAAAGATAGGAGATGAGGCAAAGGAAGAGAAGAAGTCCTTTTTTCCCCTGGGTCATTAGAAATCCACCCAGCAGGAAGAGGGGCAAGTAGAAAATGATACTCAAATGAAAGGGCTGTAGAATGGTGTAAACAACAGCAAAAGACAGGACCCATTTCACAAAAAGACCTGAGCAGGGATCTTTGAATACTCGAAGCATGTCTTTTTAACGAAAGGTCTGATGGTATAAATTCAAAAAACCCCGGATTTTCATTCCGGGGTCAATGCTTTAGATCATAAAAAGCTTATTGAAGGGCTTCCTGAGCCTGCTTGGCCAGTCGATTGATGGCCGGTGTATAATTTGAGAACTGAACCTCCGTCAAAATGGCATTCCCGCGGCTGTTTCCGGACATCCCTATGGATTTGATAATCTGTTTGATGTATTCCAGCTGATCACGACTGGCTTCAATCCCATCGGATTGTCTCTGGTTGTAAAGAGACAGTTTTTCCGTCAGGACATCCACAGCTGCATCACTACCAATCACCCCAAGAGCGAAATATGAGTAGATGATTTCATTCCCATCTTTGGCTAACTCTATTGTTTTCTTAAGCAAGGGAACCGATGCATCATCCTTGGACTCATTTTCAATCAGAATTTTTATAGCTTCTACTCTGAGTTTAGAGAGATCATCCTGTTGATTCTTATCATTTGTCTGATACTTATGCCCTTCTGTCAGAGCTAAAATAGCGACTTTACTCTTATTTTCTAAGGGTGCTGATGAATCTTTTTCTACCATAAGAGCCACTTTCTTGGTCTTAAAATCTGCATCCTTCATGATGTTCATAATAGGTTCTGTCGGATCATCTGCCATGGTCTTCAACGATTCAAGAGCCAGTTCCTTGGTTCGTCTTGAATACCAACCTGAAGCCGCATAAAAGACGGGCTCAAAACCCGCAGGATCTCTCATTTTCTGCAATGCCATAACGCTACCATAGGCCTCAATTTCGGCATTAGTAGGATTGTCCTGCTGTGTGTTGAAATTCAGATTTCTCAAGAGTGTCGCGATTTCAGGAGCATATTTAACGGCTCTTATTTCTCCCAATGCAACAAGAGCATCGGCTTTTAATAGAGAGTCATCTGCCGGATGGGTGACCACAAACCAGAGAAGGTCTTCTGCATCTCTGCTCTTGAGGTTTCCCAAGGCCTTGACAATCATACTTGTCATATCTACCCATTTTGTCATCAAAGCCCTGTCGCCACGAAATTTTTCCTGGTTTTTAACCATTTCTTCCAGAGCTTCTATCAGCACAGGTTCAACGGCACGGTCATTGAGACGCACAATATTCTGAAGGACCATTTCTTTCTGTTCCAGAGAGTTAGAACGCTTATATAAACGGGTCCAGACTTCGGCTGAATTGGAAAATACAGGAAAAATAGAAATTGAAAAAAACAAAAATGCACTGAATACGGTTATTTTCTTAATCATGATATCTCCTACTGAAGTACAGTTTTTTCAACTGTAAAAACAACATATTCTTTCTCAATGATATCGATGATGTCTCCATGACGGTTCATAGTAGTCTCTTCGATGACATTGCCGGTTTGATCATAGCTATACTTGACTGTTCTGATAAGCGTTTTTCCCATGTAATAAAGAGCCTGATCGAGGCGATCTTCCTGAAAAACATACTCTGTTTTCTTTTCCAGTTTTGAAGTAGGAGAATAAGTGGCTTCCAGGACAAGATTGTCGCCTTCATACTCCAGTTGCGTATAACCTTCAAGATCACCTGCTGGCATAAAATAGTTCATCTGTACCAGTTTATTATTCTTGTATTCATACTGGGTGTACATCATGGGGATTCCACCGCTGTCGCCGGAAACCCATTTGGTCCGTCTCCCTTTATCGTCGTATTCATAGGATGATACGGACAAAAGCTCTCCCTTGGGATTGAAATACGCTTCTTCTATGACTCTTTTATTCTCATCGTATGTGAATTCAGAATAGGAAACCAGTTTACCGCTGGAAATATAATCACTTCGAATAAGAAGACTATCACTATTGTAGCTGAAAATCTCCTCGGAAATTACGGATTCATCAGATCCAATCTGGGATTTGGTTAAAATCTTACCATCCTCGTCATATTCATATAAACGATACCCGTCTACAAAGCCATCTTCATATTTAATTGTCTCCTGAGAAACAAAATACTCATCTTTTACAACAGTAACCCAAACAGGAGTTTTCTCTTCTAAAACATCACTTTGGACCGTTGGGGAGGTTTCGGACTCCTGTTCACTGACCGGTACTGAGGAACAACTGTACAGGAACAGCATCAGAGGGATAAACCATATTTTTTTTAATATAATTCGCATGAGAAAGTCTCCTTACAATGCATAGCGTATGAGGATTTAGTTGGCCTCTAGGGCTTAACTTAATACTATAAAGTGAAAAAGTAAAGAATTGTAGAGAGATTGAAAGGGATCTTATTGGAGATTAGTCGTATTCAAAAGTGGGTAACTCTTCTTCGACGGCTTCGAGGGACTCCAGGTCGTCATCGGGTCCTTTTTCCACTTCTGGAACAGCTCCATTTGCGGGATTGTCATTCATCAAATTCGATTCTGCTTGTGATTCGTTCTGTTTCAGAGTGTTCCCGGCCAGAGACTGCTCATTGCGATAAATGTCATAGACAAAAGCAAGAATCAGATAACGGGACTGCTCATCCGGTTCTTCCGCCTGAATATGAAGAACTGAGATGTTTCTTTTCCTGTCATAATCAATGGTTCTGACGATACCTCTCAAAATTGCAACTTTACCAAAAAGCTCCATTTGAAGTTTACAGCACATATTGACCTTACCCTGACCTCCGATCATTATGGCCGCTCCATCTTCGGAGATATCCTGAAGAATACAACGGAGCCCGGGCTGACTCTCCGGCAGCTGAGTTGATGTCTTGAGACTTTTGACAGGATAGAGCTGGATGGGTAGCTTGCAACTTGTTCTAACAGACTTTCTTTTCTGACTGCGCAAAACAACTTCTGAATGACTCATTCTGAGAGTTTTAAATTCTCTGTCGGGATAGCCTTCCATAATGCGTGACTGAAAGAAATATCCCGCATCTTCCCGACGCCAGAAATAGACATTCAATGTTCTGTCCCGCCAGCTGAACCCCACAGGGAGGGGTGGTCCTTTCGGATAGGTAACCAGAATATAATTTCTATTGTTCTCAAGAACAGAACATTCATATATACCCAGCACATCCACCTTAAGCTTCAGGATCTGGTTAATCGCAATATCATAGGTTGTCTCCAAACCTCTGTTATATCGGGGTTTTTGAAATTCAACACTCTTTCTGTAGCTGTATAATTTCTTCAACAGGTATTCCAGGTACTCCTGTTCATCGCTGTCTTTTTCTTTCTCAATCATTTTGTGGATTCCCGCCAGAGACTTATCCAGAACATCTACAGACCAGAAGAGGGACGAAGGTTTTTGATGTTTATTCACAACTGCGATCTTACGAAGCAAGTTGATCTCTTTGAAACTGAACCCGGCATCTTTTCCCATAGAGTAAAATTCAACCCAGTTGACCTTTGTCAGGCCTTTTCTCACACCGAGAAACAGGGGAATCGTCGAGGCGATTATAAATAATGTTAAAAGAGTGTAAAGAATACTCATATCTCCCTATCTTATCGGCAGTAAGATCCCTTTTAATTACACAGAACAGATGTTTTCAACATATAGTAGATAAGCTAAACTATGAGTGTCCAAAAAAGAGGAAAAAATGAGAAAGATCACTGTTAATATACCCCCTGTTTCTGAGAGAGCGGAGTTTCCTATCATTTTCATACTCCTTTTTCTACCCTCCTATTTAAACCAGCAGTCTCTCCCCTTAGCACCTTTTGACTCCCCCTCATTCATGATGCAGTCCATCCTCCAGTCTATGCTTGTTTTTTTTCTCATCCGGTATTTGATGCAACTCCGTCCAGCTGTAGCGGGCAATCGAACAGTGGTGACTTCGGCACTGTCTCCTCAAATCAATGTTAAACATAGTTTGATCGTTTTAGCTGGTTTATTAGGGATGCATGCCCTCTACTCCTTCCTAGTCA of Oceanispirochaeta crateris contains these proteins:
- the rsmA gene encoding 16S rRNA (adenine(1518)-N(6)/adenine(1519)-N(6))-dimethyltransferase RsmA, whose amino-acid sequence is MEKENLDLNYDSITEIKALLDLMGLGPRKRWGQNFLINRGAREKIVKFLELQDGDRLWEIGPGLGAMTKMVASEPIDLTVFEIDPGYVEYLKRAMIEYDRFRIVSGDVIKTWQSECEQYGIPHKVLGNLPYNAASAIIASFVENNILPSRLVLTVQSEMGDRMTAKEGQKNYSSFSILCQSAFHVKDCGVLNPGSFYPVPRVSSRIVLLTPHGLYQDMKDRKIFQALIRDIFVSRRKTIKNNLSAMSGQRFARFGKDLLYRIFEEEGIDLSWRPERIKVSQFVSLADRLAAVDPERKV
- a CDS encoding PilZ domain-containing protein; this encodes MSILYTLLTLFIIASTIPLFLGVRKGLTKVNWVEFYSMGKDAGFSFKEINLLRKIAVVNKHQKPSSLFWSVDVLDKSLAGIHKMIEKEKDSDEQEYLEYLLKKLYSYRKSVEFQKPRYNRGLETTYDIAINQILKLKVDVLGIYECSVLENNRNYILVTYPKGPPLPVGFSWRDRTLNVYFWRREDAGYFFQSRIMEGYPDREFKTLRMSHSEVVLRSQKRKSVRTSCKLPIQLYPVKSLKTSTQLPESQPGLRCILQDISEDGAAIMIGGQGKVNMCCKLQMELFGKVAILRGIVRTIDYDRKRNISVLHIQAEEPDEQSRYLILAFVYDIYRNEQSLAGNTLKQNESQAESNLMNDNPANGAVPEVEKGPDDDLESLEAVEEELPTFEYD
- the dapA gene encoding 4-hydroxy-tetrahydrodipicolinate synthase, whose product is MFAGVYTALVTPFNDKKEIDKECLKKIVKFQLDKGISGLVPVGTTGESPTVTHQENMDVIEMVVKEVNGRVPVIAGTGSNSTDEAIRMTKIAKDIGANASLQVSPYYNKPTQEGLYQHFMTIADAVDLPVMVYNIQGRTGVNINTDTLMRLAKHENIVAVKEASGDLGQMMEVLRRKPADFDVLSGDDNLALPLVLLGGAGVVSVVSNIIPKRMEELVLAARQGELDKARKLHYDLLPLFKSMFVETNPIPVKTAMAAMGLIKDVYRLPLCQASEENRKFIQNVLKDYGLI
- a CDS encoding ComEC/Rec2 family competence protein, coding for MLRVFKDPCSGLFVKWVLSFAVVYTILQPFHLSIIFYLPLFLLGGFLMTQGKKGLLLFLCLISYLCVSQIQYLRGTAVSIPLETGRITLIYGRLTQEPSWGSHGRLFLNLDLESVESRSGVSGEARGVLSATLPVMNSFGSRRWLRGDHLVLQGRLIERTNPEGNEYYFIGSDLLQYWSPRPGGWRELVIRRVRRVAEGVGNLSETLLPALVLGLKHPDMDSSASLFRETGTAHIIALSGFHSGLVAFLLFSLFRFPLGYRGGLIAAAIGLLIFLYLAGPKPSLVRSVLMYLLVVAGKLSYRKPNLRLILICSFLITGLWAPESLHSLSARLSYLALWGILTTGPLLYNILKRRVGSILSVALSASFAAQIWTLPLVFSIFGLWYPAGILASLVLTPLVTFYLYWGIFLIFLPETSFIIPVINAVGGFLESLLLLTALLFQKIPPITMKYSNPGLFLILLFPLLLGLTYRPGGLSGKRKFGSELRFHNRDKGSSRSNGFGTTQALGTELSD
- the dapB gene encoding 4-hydroxy-tetrahydrodipicolinate reductase gives rise to the protein MKVIIMGYGRMGREIEKILQERGHQIISRVDPGGFGDELTPSEESLTAADAVIEFALPLGIEKNTALYSQFDLKAVIGTTGWTDRKETVLKPFENGKGACLYGSNFSIGAHLFFRLTEAASKMINKVEEYDIMLTEYHHNKKVDAPSGTALTAANLVLKNMDRKKEILPGNPQGAIKPEQLHVASIRGGHIPGIHTITMDSPADSLEISHNARNRSGFALGAVMAAEWLLKDKSGIYTVDDFISDLLD
- a CDS encoding class I SAM-dependent methyltransferase; this encodes MVQKQRDFLICPACSLLYQDARSLPSPLEEQSRYELHRNDPGDKGYIKWLQSFIHRSVTPWYKGGRILDFGSGPRCVLSDLLKEKGFPVVSYDPFFAPQWPKEKDFSLILLCEVLEHINDPVNAFRRLHSLASQGSLLSLKTQFLTADPLDPESVTSFKKWWYKEDPTHIRFYNPRSLEILGERSGWELISQDGTSLAVYKKTASPEGSRS
- the pta gene encoding phosphate acetyltransferase, whose product is MSFVENMKAKAVKMQKKLVLPEGTEPRTMAAARIIKDENIVSEVYLVGETSAVNSAAAAEGISLEGISVLDPSSSDLAEGYAQEYYELRKHKGLTLEAAREQIKDNLKWGAMMVRKGDADAMVAGADNPTGKVLVAGFTIIKTAPGVTSASSCFVMDFPDKKWGKDGLMIFSDCATIPDPTVEQLAEITIQSSVSCKTFLQTEPLTAMLSFSTKGSASHPNVDKVTEALKIVQEKAPELKVDGEMQLDAAIVESVGAKKAPGSAVAGKANTLVFPDLQSGNIGYKLAQRFGNAGAYGPFLQGFAKPISDLSRGCSVEDIVNTIAVTMTQVED
- a CDS encoding prephenate dehydrogenase/arogenate dehydrogenase family protein, giving the protein MQISVYGLGRFGAFWASILSESFQVKGYSRNPDRITPPGVLRVDLEELMDCHVLFLCNAISSMEQVLPVIAPLVKPGTLVVDTCSVKVYPTDMMFKYLPESVEILGSHPMFGPDSGKNGVEGLPIVLCKKRISDEQYILWKDLFRNMGLAVQEMTAHEHDREAAYTQGITHFIGRTLDELKLHPSSMATTGYSGLLDIVKQTCNDPWQLFIDLQKYNPYTSRMRQDLHKGLEKMLGTFDSIESLGDQNGRNSFPKD